The following are encoded in a window of Rubellicoccus peritrichatus genomic DNA:
- a CDS encoding sigma-54 dependent transcriptional regulator gives MSESPTVLVIDDDTDLRYSLERVLSSNGYNVLAAASGEEGLKVAEKEQPTVILLDNRMGGMSGMETLQHLRHTNRDAMIILMTAFGTTQTAIEAMKFGAFDYIIKPFDTKKILSLTEKALGAYEDLNQEKSYTPVLNTEDYEEGIVGSSEPMQEVFKVIGQVAASDVTVMITGESGTGKELVARCICQHSHRSSKPFIAVNCAAIPENLIESELFGHEKGSFTGATTQRRGKFELCDGGTIFLDEIGDMTLSTQTKILRAIQEGEIQRVGGTETIKVDVRLTAATNKDLEQLVEEKEFREDLYYRLNVVRLRLPALRERLVDVPSLVDFMLQKLSKGRKTKAKRVSEEAMGILCGYPWPGNVRELENAIYRSAVIAQGETILKKDLPDDVLSASKPVDPSRLGTSAPFEATAPDISEQEANGPAPVTPEPLLGETKVEPSSLKDAYDMLYHKLRETADENLLGVLEKEMLIRAFEEMEGNQVKTASLLGITRATLRKRIEQFDLK, from the coding sequence ATGAGTGAAAGTCCAACAGTCCTTGTTATTGATGATGATACCGATTTGCGCTACTCGCTGGAGCGCGTGCTGTCTTCCAATGGTTATAACGTCCTGGCGGCGGCCTCTGGTGAAGAGGGTTTGAAGGTTGCAGAGAAGGAACAGCCAACCGTCATCCTGCTTGACAACCGGATGGGGGGCATGTCCGGCATGGAGACTTTGCAGCATCTGAGGCACACCAACCGTGATGCCATGATCATCCTGATGACGGCCTTTGGCACGACTCAGACGGCGATTGAGGCGATGAAGTTTGGTGCCTTCGACTACATCATTAAGCCCTTTGATACCAAGAAGATACTGTCCCTGACGGAGAAGGCGTTGGGGGCTTACGAGGACTTGAATCAGGAGAAATCCTATACTCCTGTCCTCAATACCGAGGATTATGAAGAGGGTATTGTGGGGAGCTCCGAGCCAATGCAGGAGGTTTTCAAGGTCATTGGCCAGGTAGCCGCCAGTGATGTCACCGTTATGATCACAGGTGAGAGTGGCACTGGTAAGGAATTGGTCGCACGTTGCATTTGTCAGCATAGCCACCGCTCATCAAAGCCCTTCATTGCAGTCAATTGCGCGGCTATACCGGAAAACCTGATCGAGAGTGAGCTTTTTGGCCACGAGAAGGGTTCTTTTACTGGGGCAACGACTCAACGTCGTGGTAAGTTTGAGCTTTGCGACGGCGGGACGATTTTTCTCGATGAAATCGGCGATATGACGCTCTCGACCCAGACCAAGATCCTACGGGCGATTCAGGAAGGGGAAATCCAGCGGGTTGGCGGAACGGAGACGATCAAAGTAGACGTACGTTTGACTGCGGCAACCAACAAGGATCTCGAACAGCTGGTTGAGGAAAAGGAGTTTCGCGAAGACTTGTATTACCGCCTCAATGTCGTGCGTCTGCGTTTGCCAGCCTTGCGCGAGCGTTTGGTTGATGTTCCGTCGCTGGTCGACTTCATGCTGCAAAAGCTCTCCAAAGGGCGGAAAACCAAGGCCAAACGCGTTTCAGAAGAAGCCATGGGGATTCTTTGTGGCTACCCGTGGCCAGGCAATGTGCGTGAGCTGGAAAATGCGATCTATCGGAGTGCTGTCATTGCACAAGGAGAGACAATTCTCAAAAAGGATCTGCCGGATGATGTCTTGTCGGCCTCAAAACCCGTTGATCCGAGCCGGTTGGGCACGTCGGCTCCCTTTGAAGCGACAGCACCGGATATTTCCGAACAGGAGGCGAATGGGCCTGCTCCAGTCACGCCCGAGCCCTTGCTTGGAGAGACCAAGGTGGAGCCTTCCAGCCTGAAAGACGCCTACGATATGCTTTATCATAAGCTTCGCGAAACTGCGGATGAGAACTTGCTCGGTGTGCTTGAAAAGGAGATGTTGATCCGGGCCTTTGAAGAAATGGAGGGCAATCAAGTCAAGACTGCGTCTTTGCTTGGGATCACCCGTGCTACCTTGCGTAAGCGTATCGAACAGTTTGATTTGAAGTAA
- a CDS encoding thioredoxin family protein yields the protein MKSIYKTFLSLASIAAITAGCAQAGEPTTLSDSDQKGVPAGWVTDYDAALKQAKAEGKDVMIDFTGSDWCGWCIKLHDEILDKEAFKEYAKENLVLVYLDYPRGKPQTEALKEQNEKLSEKYGIRGFPTLVILNSDGKKIGQMGYQKGGPKPFVEALEKVTKKS from the coding sequence ATGAAATCCATTTATAAAACATTCCTAAGCTTGGCGTCCATCGCCGCAATTACCGCTGGTTGTGCTCAAGCCGGCGAGCCGACAACCCTCTCGGACTCCGATCAAAAAGGCGTTCCTGCAGGCTGGGTTACTGATTACGATGCAGCGTTGAAGCAAGCCAAGGCAGAGGGCAAAGACGTCATGATCGACTTCACGGGCTCGGACTGGTGCGGCTGGTGCATCAAGCTGCATGACGAAATCCTTGATAAAGAAGCATTTAAGGAATACGCCAAAGAAAACCTGGTCCTCGTTTACCTCGATTACCCAAGGGGCAAACCACAGACTGAAGCCCTCAAGGAGCAAAATGAAAAGCTTTCAGAGAAATATGGGATCCGTGGCTTCCCAACCCTCGTCATCCTGAATAGTGATGGCAAAAAGATCGGCCAGATGGGCTATCAAAAAGGTGGTCCCAAGCCTTTCGTTGAAGCACTCGAAAAGGTAACAAAGAAGAGCTAG
- the galE gene encoding UDP-glucose 4-epimerase GalE has product MKVLVVGGAGYIGSHCVRQLIAAGHDPVILDNLAYGHRKAVAPELPFYDVNLGDREKVKAILEDEAIELVMHFAAFCYVGESVTEPVKYYENNVVATLRLLEAMMDANVTKFVFSSTCATFGVPDRLPMTEDLPQAPINPYGQTKLDVENILKSLSHAHGLSFAAFRYFNAAGASEDGLIGEDHDPETHLIPLVIDAAVGKRENIKIFGTDYDTPDGTCLRDYVHVDDLSRAHIAAFDKLDQPGAQHFYNLGTGTPNSVREVIQAVEKVTGKKVPVVEAERRPGDPPALYADSKKAKAELGWEVKFDTIEKIVETAWAWHSAKPEGYQDRG; this is encoded by the coding sequence ATGAAAGTACTCGTCGTTGGAGGTGCTGGCTATATCGGCTCACACTGCGTTCGCCAATTAATCGCCGCAGGGCATGACCCTGTGATTCTTGACAACCTGGCTTATGGCCATCGCAAAGCCGTTGCTCCCGAGCTGCCGTTTTACGATGTGAACCTGGGCGATCGCGAGAAGGTCAAGGCGATCCTCGAAGATGAGGCCATTGAGCTGGTAATGCACTTTGCGGCATTCTGCTACGTGGGAGAGTCTGTGACCGAGCCGGTCAAGTATTACGAGAACAACGTCGTCGCCACGCTCAGGCTGCTGGAGGCAATGATGGATGCGAACGTGACCAAGTTCGTCTTCTCATCAACCTGCGCAACTTTCGGTGTGCCGGACCGTCTGCCAATGACGGAAGACCTGCCGCAGGCTCCGATCAATCCTTACGGCCAGACAAAACTGGACGTGGAAAACATCCTCAAGTCACTCTCTCACGCCCACGGGCTGAGCTTCGCCGCCTTCCGTTACTTCAATGCTGCTGGGGCATCGGAAGACGGTCTCATCGGTGAAGATCACGATCCGGAAACCCATTTGATCCCTTTGGTGATCGATGCGGCGGTTGGCAAACGTGAGAATATCAAGATTTTCGGGACTGACTACGACACTCCTGACGGCACCTGCCTGCGGGACTATGTCCACGTCGACGACCTCTCCCGCGCCCACATTGCGGCCTTTGATAAACTCGATCAGCCCGGTGCCCAGCACTTTTACAATCTCGGGACAGGAACCCCCAACTCTGTCCGCGAAGTCATTCAGGCTGTTGAGAAGGTGACTGGGAAAAAAGTCCCGGTTGTCGAAGCCGAACGACGCCCGGGTGATCCCCCTGCCCTTTACGCAGACTCCAAGAAAGCAAAAGCGGAACTCGGTTGGGAAGTGAAGTTTGACACCATCGAAAAGATCGTTGAAACCGCCTGGGCCTGGCATTCCGCCAAACCCGAAGGTTATCAAGATCGAGGGTAG
- a CDS encoding sigma-70 family RNA polymerase sigma factor, whose amino-acid sequence MKDSERQRIFDEWLSKHKGLMFKVVRAYSFTAHDREDLFQEIAIQLWNSIPKFREDSAVTTWIYRVALNTALTWTRKEKKQRDTKSSLIQSEQILTQTPTFKDNRLEWIYEQISQLDEVDRSLTLLMLDGFSYKEIAAIIGITESNVGVKINRIKKRLIEKIQAGD is encoded by the coding sequence ATGAAAGACAGTGAGCGGCAAAGGATATTCGATGAATGGCTAAGTAAGCATAAAGGCCTGATGTTTAAAGTCGTTCGCGCCTATTCATTTACAGCCCATGACCGGGAGGACCTGTTTCAAGAGATCGCGATCCAACTCTGGAACTCCATTCCAAAGTTCAGAGAGGATTCCGCTGTAACCACATGGATATATCGGGTTGCTCTGAACACAGCTTTGACCTGGACAAGAAAAGAGAAAAAACAACGGGACACAAAAAGCTCACTCATTCAATCGGAGCAAATACTGACTCAAACTCCCACATTCAAAGACAATCGACTAGAGTGGATCTACGAACAGATCAGCCAGCTCGATGAAGTGGATCGCTCACTCACACTTTTGATGCTCGATGGCTTCAGCTACAAGGAGATAGCTGCAATTATCGGTATCACCGAAAGCAATGTAGGGGTAAAAATTAATCGGATTAAAAAACGTCTTATAGAAAAAATTCAAGCAGGAGATTAG
- a CDS encoding DUF1080 domain-containing protein: MSDYLIKVLSFTLCVTSLCCLPVMGAKDGGTDLILEEGIDGFREPVGEWVIVGDVSKDTENGKLLVSEPGSGVVMNGATGKTKHLFTKEEHGDVEVHVEFMVPEKSNSGVYFQGRYEIQVLDSWGVENPHHYHCGGIYQRWVDDKGFEGRPPRVNAAKKPGEWQTYDIIFRAPRFDEDGNKIKNAVFEKVVHNGVVIHENEEVTGSTRAAAFRDEKPTGPLMFQGDHGPVAYRNLRIKHLD, from the coding sequence ATGAGCGATTACTTAATCAAAGTGCTTTCTTTTACCCTATGCGTCACCTCGCTTTGTTGCCTCCCTGTAATGGGTGCAAAAGATGGTGGGACTGACCTCATTCTCGAAGAAGGGATTGATGGTTTCCGCGAACCAGTCGGAGAGTGGGTGATTGTAGGCGACGTTTCAAAAGACACTGAAAACGGAAAGCTCCTGGTCTCAGAACCAGGCAGTGGCGTGGTGATGAATGGTGCCACTGGAAAAACCAAGCATCTCTTTACAAAAGAAGAACACGGAGATGTTGAAGTCCATGTGGAGTTCATGGTCCCCGAGAAATCCAATTCGGGTGTCTATTTTCAGGGACGGTATGAAATTCAGGTTCTGGACAGTTGGGGTGTTGAAAACCCACACCACTATCATTGCGGCGGGATTTATCAACGGTGGGTGGATGATAAGGGATTTGAAGGCCGTCCACCGCGTGTTAACGCTGCAAAGAAGCCAGGAGAGTGGCAAACTTATGACATCATCTTCCGCGCTCCGCGTTTTGATGAAGACGGGAATAAGATCAAGAATGCAGTTTTTGAGAAGGTCGTTCACAATGGAGTCGTCATTCACGAAAACGAGGAAGTCACTGGTTCAACCCGTGCCGCTGCTTTCCGTGATGAAAAGCCAACCGGTCCGCTCATGTTTCAAGGAGACCACGGTCCGGTTGCCTACCGCAATTTGCGCATTAAGCATCTTGATTGA
- a CDS encoding ester cyclase, translating into MSLELNKQRSVRALSMWASDNDDKAEDLFTGEYVNHQEPGVEGGVVDKCLEEWKALVEGFHQSFSNAQAKILMQIAEGDLVSTRWEFTATHTGEFMGLAPTGNVVVWKGVQIDQHKDGMIIESWVDWDKYSFFEGIGLVGKA; encoded by the coding sequence ATGTCGCTTGAACTGAACAAACAACGCTCGGTACGTGCTCTTTCGATGTGGGCATCAGACAATGATGACAAAGCCGAGGATCTTTTTACTGGGGAGTATGTGAACCATCAGGAACCGGGAGTCGAAGGTGGTGTTGTCGATAAATGCCTGGAAGAATGGAAAGCATTGGTGGAAGGTTTTCATCAGTCTTTTTCAAATGCTCAGGCGAAGATCCTGATGCAGATTGCCGAGGGCGATCTCGTTTCGACCAGATGGGAGTTTACAGCAACCCACACTGGTGAGTTTATGGGGCTTGCTCCAACTGGAAACGTGGTTGTCTGGAAGGGGGTCCAGATTGATCAGCACAAGGATGGCATGATTATTGAAAGCTGGGTTGATTGGGATAAATACTCTTTCTTCGAAGGAATCGGCCTCGTTGGTAAAGCCTGA
- a CDS encoding beta-ketoacyl-[acyl-carrier-protein] synthase family protein, which translates to MEERPRIVITGIGLTAPNGNSLAEYRESLLAGRANIQNIDMRYMGSVHAGVCDFDARKYQTRKELRNGTRVGSVAIYCAHEAFTDAGLELESLDRSRIGVYLGTTEHGNVETENEIFNISQFDYDTKFWTHHHNPRTVANNPAGEVTMNLGITGPHYTIGAACAAGNAGLIQGAQMLTLGDCDVAVTGGVSESIHTFGIFAGFKNQGALAHHDDPNCASRPFDTKRNGIVVSEGGCIYILERLEDAKARGARIYGELAGWAINSDASDAVLPNPVRQAECVRLALGRAKMSPEDIHIVSTHATATPMGDVQEITALREVFGESKTTWVNNTKSYIGHAMGAAGALELAGNIPSFEDTTIHPTINVDELDPACEIPQLVLNEPKTVEKIDTILNNSFGMLGINSVLIVRRYQ; encoded by the coding sequence ATGGAAGAACGCCCACGAATAGTCATTACAGGAATTGGTCTGACCGCACCGAATGGTAACTCCCTGGCCGAATATCGGGAGAGCCTGCTTGCTGGACGTGCCAATATTCAAAATATCGATATGCGCTACATGGGTTCGGTTCATGCTGGCGTTTGTGACTTTGATGCTCGTAAGTATCAGACCCGTAAAGAGTTGCGGAATGGGACCCGAGTCGGGAGTGTGGCGATTTATTGTGCGCACGAGGCCTTTACTGATGCTGGACTTGAGCTCGAATCTTTGGATCGCAGCCGAATCGGTGTGTATTTGGGCACAACAGAGCACGGCAACGTCGAAACTGAGAACGAGATTTTCAATATTTCCCAGTTTGATTACGACACCAAGTTCTGGACGCATCACCACAATCCGCGCACTGTAGCCAATAATCCAGCGGGCGAGGTTACGATGAACCTTGGCATAACCGGCCCGCATTACACGATTGGTGCTGCGTGTGCAGCAGGGAATGCCGGCCTCATCCAGGGCGCGCAAATGCTGACTCTGGGCGACTGTGATGTTGCTGTAACAGGTGGCGTCAGCGAGAGTATCCACACTTTTGGCATATTTGCCGGTTTCAAGAACCAGGGTGCTTTAGCCCACCATGATGATCCGAATTGCGCCAGCCGTCCCTTTGACACCAAACGTAATGGTATTGTTGTCAGTGAAGGCGGTTGCATCTATATCCTTGAGCGTTTGGAAGATGCAAAGGCTCGAGGGGCTAGGATTTACGGGGAATTGGCCGGTTGGGCGATCAACTCTGACGCAAGCGATGCGGTGCTTCCGAATCCGGTTCGTCAGGCCGAATGCGTGCGTTTGGCCCTTGGGCGCGCAAAAATGTCCCCGGAGGACATTCATATCGTCAGCACGCATGCGACGGCGACGCCGATGGGCGATGTTCAGGAGATTACTGCGCTTCGTGAAGTCTTTGGGGAGTCCAAAACCACCTGGGTCAATAACACCAAAAGCTACATCGGCCACGCCATGGGAGCTGCCGGAGCACTTGAACTTGCTGGTAACATTCCTTCCTTCGAGGATACCACGATTCACCCTACAATCAACGTGGATGAGCTGGATCCAGCCTGCGAAATCCCTCAATTGGTACTGAATGAGCCAAAAACTGTCGAAAAGATTGACACAATCCTCAACAACTCGTTCGGTATGCTCGGAATTAATTCTGTCCTTATCGTTCGGCGCTATCAATAA
- a CDS encoding acyl carrier protein — protein MTKDEVKQIVLDIIAEIAPDEDLGDVKPEVRLRDQLDLDSMDFLDIVMELRKQHGIEVPEEDYPELASLDSCANYLQPKFVAAKA, from the coding sequence ATGACAAAAGACGAAGTAAAGCAGATCGTATTAGACATCATCGCGGAAATTGCTCCCGATGAGGATCTCGGCGATGTTAAGCCTGAAGTGCGGCTACGGGATCAGCTCGATCTGGATTCAATGGATTTCCTGGATATCGTGATGGAACTGCGCAAGCAGCACGGAATCGAGGTTCCTGAAGAAGATTATCCTGAGTTGGCATCTCTCGACAGCTGCGCCAATTACTTGCAGCCCAAGTTTGTAGCAGCCAAGGCTTAA
- a CDS encoding phytoene desaturase family protein, with protein sequence MARTASDHYDVVVIGAGMSGLAAGIRLAMYDRRVLILERHNAPGGLNSFYSISGRKYDVGLHAMTNYVPPGVKGTPLVKILRQLRLKRDDFDLRPQGYSRIAIPGCDLTFTNEFAHFEAQVADAFPEQIDGFRRLASHIRDYEEAALDNPDISARHVVGEFITDPVLEDMLFLPLMYYGSAREGDMDFPQFAIMFKALFFEGFARPPEGVRQIIRALTDRYRALGGERKMKLGVKELRVRDGLVNELLLDDGSLITADKVLSTIGEVETRRLCSDTTPDVGADNVGSLSFVETITVTSKKPAELGWNDTIVFFNARERFHYARPDALVDPESGVICFPNNYDYSEEEGPPEGLFRLTALANYDRWLALEESDYRAAKSEWFGALRDSALRFLPRLVEPLDGITVATDMFTPKTITRYTGHLSGAIYGAPVKRKRGETHLGNLYLCGTDQGFLGITGAMLSGISMANLHCLGE encoded by the coding sequence TTGGCTAGGACGGCGTCAGACCATTACGACGTTGTTGTCATTGGTGCAGGCATGTCCGGCCTTGCGGCTGGCATACGCTTGGCAATGTATGATCGCAGAGTGCTGATCTTGGAGCGGCATAATGCTCCTGGAGGCTTGAATAGCTTTTACAGCATCAGTGGGCGAAAATACGACGTCGGGCTTCACGCCATGACGAATTATGTCCCTCCTGGAGTCAAAGGCACGCCTTTGGTTAAGATCCTACGGCAATTGCGATTGAAACGGGATGACTTCGATCTGCGCCCACAGGGATACTCCCGGATCGCGATTCCAGGCTGTGATCTGACCTTTACCAATGAATTTGCGCACTTTGAGGCTCAGGTTGCGGATGCATTTCCTGAGCAAATTGATGGTTTCCGTCGACTCGCCAGTCATATTCGCGATTATGAGGAAGCGGCTTTGGACAATCCTGATATTTCCGCAAGGCATGTCGTTGGGGAGTTTATTACCGATCCTGTACTAGAAGACATGCTCTTCCTGCCCCTGATGTACTATGGTAGCGCACGCGAGGGGGACATGGATTTCCCGCAGTTCGCGATTATGTTCAAGGCGCTTTTCTTTGAAGGGTTTGCCCGTCCTCCCGAAGGGGTTCGACAGATCATTCGAGCCCTGACTGATCGTTATCGTGCGCTTGGTGGCGAGCGGAAGATGAAACTGGGCGTCAAGGAGTTACGTGTGCGAGATGGCCTGGTAAATGAACTATTGCTGGATGATGGATCTTTGATTACCGCAGATAAGGTGCTTTCGACGATTGGCGAAGTGGAGACGCGTCGTCTTTGTTCCGATACGACACCCGATGTTGGCGCGGATAATGTGGGCTCACTCTCATTTGTTGAAACCATCACCGTTACTTCAAAGAAGCCAGCGGAGTTAGGCTGGAATGACACAATTGTCTTCTTTAATGCCCGCGAGCGTTTTCATTACGCAAGGCCTGACGCATTGGTAGACCCCGAGAGCGGAGTGATTTGTTTCCCGAATAACTACGATTATTCTGAAGAAGAAGGGCCTCCTGAAGGCCTTTTCCGACTCACTGCATTAGCCAACTATGACCGATGGCTGGCCTTGGAAGAGTCTGATTATCGGGCGGCAAAATCGGAATGGTTTGGAGCATTGCGCGATTCAGCACTTCGTTTTCTGCCCCGATTGGTGGAACCTCTTGACGGGATCACTGTCGCAACAGATATGTTCACACCCAAGACGATCACTCGCTATACCGGACATCTTAGTGGGGCGATTTATGGGGCACCAGTTAAGCGCAAGCGTGGTGAAACCCATCTTGGGAACTTATACTTATGTGGAACTGATCAGGGGTTTCTTGGTATTACCGGAGCAATGTTGAGCGGTATATCGATGGCGAATCTTCATTGCCTTGGGGAATAA
- a CDS encoding hybrid sensor histidine kinase/response regulator: MQIQQIPDFAGLSEALPWPFCQCRRNGDIVFANKHFSTLIGLSGKDISELSTRDVLKSLHGEQSVSDILQNVAAGAAWHGKWNVLHKGEAIMVEFVVEVDSKDPDLLWVIALENPVINGQMVLSTRSELRLLQILMDHTLDYVFFTDISGSFIITNRTFQKALGVPHPGFEIGRKLTEFVSSETAQWIRETDSDVLTSLRPLVNHQGMFRLKNGEGHWLQTTKMPVFDSNRKCIGLVSVSRDITDSKQYEHMLHEALQKAEQANRAKSDFLANMSHEIRTPINGIIGMSELCMETKLSPEQESYLDAVLSCGNTLMAIINDILDFSKIEAGQLQIEHIHFNLIETIEEVLDQFIPSVREKGLELAVNLEPDLPSHVRGDPTRLKQVIGNLISNAVKFTDEGEIVVRARGLESTAQKSQIEITVSDTGIGIPDDRIDSIFDSFTQADSSTTRKFGGSGLGLAICRRLARLMGGDISVRSKVNQSTEFSVNLYFDTSSKKDPLPFTQLDKLKDMPVLVIDDNQTNRRILVDLCRSWGFDPKEAETGLSGLEILDRAAQRKNPVRLVLLDHQMPSLSGLDVAALIVNRPELRDARLILLSSSLSREEVERANRLGVRRSLSKPVKQSVLLDLILEEFNLGGGNAHRKSAAKSSMVPDDGRPLNILLAEDNPINQEVTVQRLRKMGHEVTLVPDGKAAVDICQDIRFDLILMDVQMPVMDGIEATRRIRDFEQDEGYRTPIIAMTARAMKGDEEQCLDAGMDYYMAKPFRAAKLRDVLDRWDDFAESPRASEASVSKDDPDDNDCPLVELVSFMGREEREDLIAAANVFLKHYEVDMAQLKRAWEEKELVTVNFYAHSIKGTAGIFRATQLRRIANRIETAAMKQNSEIITGLIPTLEKHLFSLADEIREYLAVAQKER; this comes from the coding sequence ATGCAAATACAGCAAATACCTGACTTCGCCGGCCTGTCTGAGGCATTGCCTTGGCCGTTTTGTCAGTGTCGCCGCAATGGCGATATCGTATTTGCAAACAAGCATTTTAGCACGCTTATAGGCCTTTCAGGCAAGGATATTAGCGAGTTAAGCACGCGCGATGTGCTCAAGTCACTGCATGGTGAGCAATCTGTTTCCGACATTCTTCAGAATGTAGCCGCTGGGGCCGCCTGGCATGGCAAATGGAATGTTCTGCACAAGGGCGAGGCCATTATGGTCGAGTTTGTTGTGGAGGTGGATTCTAAAGATCCGGATCTTCTTTGGGTCATTGCACTGGAAAACCCGGTTATAAACGGGCAAATGGTCCTGAGCACCCGGAGTGAGTTGCGCCTGCTTCAGATCCTAATGGACCATACGCTTGATTATGTTTTTTTCACGGATATCTCGGGCTCCTTTATTATTACGAATCGGACCTTCCAGAAGGCACTGGGAGTTCCACATCCTGGGTTTGAGATTGGCCGAAAGCTGACAGAATTTGTTTCCAGCGAAACAGCCCAATGGATACGTGAGACGGATTCGGACGTTTTAACCTCGCTTCGACCTCTGGTGAACCACCAGGGAATGTTTCGTTTGAAGAATGGTGAGGGCCACTGGCTGCAGACCACCAAAATGCCGGTTTTCGATAGCAATCGTAAGTGCATCGGTTTAGTGAGTGTATCTCGAGATATCACCGATTCAAAGCAATACGAGCACATGCTTCATGAGGCTTTGCAGAAAGCAGAGCAGGCCAATCGTGCAAAAAGTGATTTCCTGGCCAATATGAGTCATGAGATCCGGACCCCGATCAATGGAATCATCGGAATGTCCGAGCTTTGCATGGAGACCAAACTCAGTCCTGAGCAGGAGAGTTACCTTGATGCAGTCTTAAGTTGCGGGAACACGCTGATGGCTATCATCAATGACATTCTGGACTTTTCAAAAATTGAGGCAGGTCAGCTCCAGATCGAGCATATACATTTTAATTTAATCGAGACGATTGAAGAGGTCCTTGATCAGTTTATCCCAAGCGTTCGCGAAAAGGGGCTTGAATTGGCTGTCAATCTTGAGCCGGATCTGCCGAGTCATGTCAGAGGAGACCCAACTCGTCTCAAGCAAGTGATTGGTAATTTGATTTCAAACGCGGTCAAGTTTACGGATGAGGGTGAAATTGTTGTTCGGGCCAGAGGACTCGAATCAACGGCACAAAAATCTCAAATCGAAATAACAGTTAGTGATACTGGAATTGGCATTCCAGATGATCGGATAGATTCTATTTTTGACAGCTTTACGCAGGCGGACAGTTCGACAACACGGAAGTTCGGGGGCAGTGGACTCGGGCTCGCGATTTGTCGCCGCCTGGCCAGGCTGATGGGTGGTGATATTTCAGTCCGGAGCAAAGTTAATCAGAGCACGGAATTCTCTGTTAACTTGTACTTTGATACATCATCCAAAAAAGATCCTTTGCCTTTTACCCAACTGGATAAGCTGAAGGATATGCCTGTTTTGGTCATTGATGACAATCAAACCAATCGCCGGATCCTGGTCGATCTCTGCCGGAGTTGGGGCTTTGATCCTAAAGAAGCAGAGACTGGTTTGAGTGGTCTTGAGATACTTGATCGTGCCGCCCAAAGAAAAAATCCCGTTCGCTTGGTTTTATTGGATCATCAGATGCCGAGCCTCAGTGGTTTGGATGTCGCAGCCTTGATCGTCAATCGGCCTGAGCTGCGTGATGCACGCCTTATCCTTCTATCTTCGTCGTTGAGTCGGGAGGAAGTTGAACGGGCTAATCGTCTTGGAGTGCGCCGTTCTCTTTCCAAACCCGTCAAGCAAAGTGTCCTCCTGGATTTGATTCTGGAAGAGTTTAATTTGGGTGGTGGTAATGCTCACAGGAAGTCAGCCGCTAAGTCTTCCATGGTCCCGGATGACGGTCGCCCGCTTAATATTCTCCTTGCGGAAGATAATCCGATTAACCAGGAAGTCACCGTTCAGCGTCTCCGCAAAATGGGTCATGAAGTTACCCTGGTGCCGGATGGCAAGGCTGCCGTTGATATATGCCAGGACATTCGTTTCGATCTTATTCTGATGGATGTGCAAATGCCGGTTATGGATGGCATCGAGGCGACACGGCGGATTCGAGATTTTGAGCAGGATGAAGGTTACCGCACTCCCATCATCGCAATGACCGCACGGGCGATGAAGGGTGATGAAGAACAGTGTCTCGATGCAGGTATGGATTACTACATGGCAAAGCCTTTTCGGGCGGCTAAGCTGCGTGATGTGCTTGACCGATGGGATGACTTTGCTGAATCACCTCGAGCTTCTGAAGCATCTGTTTCAAAGGATGATCCCGATGACAATGATTGTCCTTTGGTTGAGCTGGTTTCTTTCATGGGGCGTGAAGAAAGGGAAGATCTTATTGCCGCTGCCAATGTGTTTCTCAAGCACTATGAAGTGGACATGGCACAGTTAAAACGTGCCTGGGAAGAGAAGGAGCTGGTGACTGTCAATTTCTATGCTCACAGCATTAAAGGTACCGCTGGGATCTTTAGAGCCACGCAGCTAAGGCGAATAGCGAATCGAATTGAAACCGCTGCGATGAAACAAAACTCCGAAATCATCACTGGTTTGATTCCAACTTTAGAGAAGCATCTTTTCAGCCTCGCAGATGAGATTCGCGAGTACCTTGCCGTTGCGCAAAAAGAACGTTAG